The following are encoded together in the Pseudomonas sediminis genome:
- the rne gene encoding ribonuclease E — protein MKRMLINATQPEELRVALVDGQKLYDLDIESGAREQKKANIYKGRITRVEPSLEAAFVDFGSERHGFLPLKEISREYFSKSPEGGRVNIKDVLKEGQEVIVQVEKEERGNKGAALTTFISLAGRYLVLMPNNPRAGGISRRIEGEERNELREALNGLNAPADMGLIVRTAGLGRSSEEMQWDLDYLLQLWSAIKEASTSRPAPFLIYQESNVIIRAIRDYLRQDIGEVLVDSVEAQEEALSFIQQVMPQYASKIKLYEDSVPLFNRFQIESQIETAFQREVKLPSGGSIVIDPTEALVSIDINSARATKGSDIEETALQTNLEAAEEIARQLRLRDIGGLIVIDFIDMTPAKNQRAVEEKVREALEADRARVQVGRISRFGLLEMSRQRLRPSLGETSGIVCPRCNGQGIIRDVESLSLAILRLIEEEALKDRTAEVRAQVPIPVAAFLLNEKRNSITKIELRTRARIVILPNDHLETPHFEVQRLRDDSPEALSGQTSYEIAATAENEEAAAHPTAATRTLVRQEAAIKAAPRSSAPVAAEPQPAPLAPTKSPEPSLFKGLVKSLVSLFAGKEEEAQPAVTEKKSNERPPREERRNGRQQSRNRGGRRDEERKPREERAPREERQGREPREERQPREERAPREERAPREGQENRRERKPREERAPREERVRELREPLDATGNEQREERAERQPRGERQERQRPPREERQPRAEQAEALQDEALPNEEQLQDDEQDNNDGERPRRRSRGQRRRSNRRERQRDADGNLIESAENSEAAGNEAQAAAPAAVATAAAVVAESVDSSEAIASEAPVSEAPAVEAPSVQVEEAPAAQPVGAQAEAAVSEVVEAAPVAEKAVEAEPAAVETPAAVEAPVAEPVAQAEPTVEVAQEPVPAPVEQAPAAAAVPANATGRAPNDPREVRRRQREAERLAREAAQAAAAAPAVEAAPAVEVAPAAEASAPVEAEATAVETAPAVEPVAEAETTPVVSEQNASEAVEQAQPEEQTPADEEEVKPQA, from the coding sequence GTCGATTTCGGTTCCGAACGCCACGGTTTCCTCCCTCTCAAAGAAATCTCCCGCGAATATTTCTCCAAGTCTCCTGAAGGCGGCCGCGTCAACATCAAGGACGTGCTCAAGGAAGGCCAGGAAGTCATCGTCCAGGTCGAGAAAGAAGAGCGCGGCAACAAGGGCGCAGCCCTGACCACCTTCATCAGCCTGGCCGGTCGTTACCTGGTGCTGATGCCGAACAACCCACGCGCTGGTGGTATCTCCCGCCGCATCGAAGGCGAGGAGCGCAACGAACTGCGCGAAGCGCTGAATGGCCTCAATGCACCAGCCGACATGGGCCTGATCGTGCGCACCGCCGGCCTGGGTCGTTCCAGCGAAGAAATGCAGTGGGACCTCGACTACCTGCTGCAACTGTGGAGCGCCATCAAGGAAGCCTCCACCAGCCGCCCTGCCCCGTTCCTGATCTATCAGGAATCCAATGTCATCATCCGCGCCATCCGCGACTACCTGCGCCAGGACATCGGCGAAGTGCTGGTCGACAGCGTCGAAGCCCAGGAAGAAGCCCTGTCCTTCATCCAGCAAGTGATGCCGCAGTACGCCAGCAAGATCAAGCTATACGAAGACAGCGTGCCGCTGTTCAACCGCTTCCAGATCGAAAGCCAGATCGAAACCGCCTTCCAACGTGAAGTGAAGCTGCCGTCCGGTGGCTCCATCGTCATCGACCCGACCGAAGCCCTGGTGTCCATCGACATCAACTCGGCGCGCGCCACCAAAGGCAGCGACATCGAGGAAACCGCACTGCAGACCAACCTAGAAGCGGCTGAGGAAATCGCCCGCCAACTGCGTCTGCGTGACATCGGCGGCCTGATCGTCATCGACTTCATCGACATGACCCCGGCCAAGAACCAGCGCGCCGTCGAAGAAAAGGTGCGTGAAGCCCTGGAAGCAGACCGCGCCCGCGTTCAGGTCGGCCGCATCTCGCGCTTTGGCCTGCTGGAAATGTCCCGTCAGCGCCTGCGTCCGTCCCTGGGCGAGACCAGCGGCATCGTCTGCCCGCGCTGCAACGGCCAAGGCATCATCCGCGACGTGGAATCCCTGTCGCTGGCCATCCTGCGCCTGATCGAAGAAGAAGCCCTGAAGGATCGCACCGCCGAAGTCCGCGCTCAGGTGCCGATCCCGGTCGCCGCCTTCCTGCTCAACGAGAAGCGCAACTCGATCACCAAGATCGAACTGCGCACCCGTGCGCGCATCGTGATCCTGCCCAACGATCACCTGGAAACCCCGCATTTTGAAGTGCAGCGTCTGCGTGACGACAGCCCGGAAGCCCTGAGCGGCCAGACCAGCTACGAAATCGCCGCCACCGCGGAAAACGAGGAAGCTGCCGCTCACCCAACCGCTGCCACGCGCACCCTGGTTCGCCAGGAAGCCGCGATCAAGGCCGCGCCGCGCAGCAGCGCTCCGGTTGCCGCCGAGCCGCAACCGGCTCCGCTGGCTCCGACCAAATCGCCTGAGCCGAGCCTGTTCAAGGGCCTGGTCAAATCGCTGGTCAGCCTCTTCGCCGGCAAGGAAGAAGAAGCTCAGCCTGCGGTCACCGAGAAGAAGAGCAACGAGCGTCCGCCGCGCGAAGAGCGCCGCAACGGTCGTCAGCAAAGCCGTAACCGTGGCGGTCGCCGCGATGAAGAGCGCAAGCCCCGCGAAGAACGCGCCCCGCGTGAAGAGCGTCAGGGCCGTGAGCCGCGTGAAGAGCGCCAACCTCGCGAAGAGCGCGCTCCGCGTGAAGAACGCGCCCCCCGCGAAGGCCAGGAAAACCGCCGCGAGCGCAAGCCGCGCGAAGAGCGTGCTCCGCGTGAAGAGCGCGTACGTGAGCTGCGCGAGCCGCTGGACGCTACTGGCAACGAACAACGCGAAGAGCGTGCCGAGCGTCAGCCACGTGGCGAGCGTCAGGAACGTCAGCGTCCGCCGCGCGAAGAGCGCCAGCCACGTGCCGAGCAGGCCGAGGCCCTGCAGGACGAAGCGCTGCCGAACGAAGAGCAGCTGCAGGATGACGAGCAGGACAACAACGATGGCGAACGTCCGCGTCGCCGCTCTCGTGGCCAGCGTCGCCGCAGCAACCGTCGCGAGCGTCAGCGTGATGCCGACGGCAACCTGATCGAAAGCGCCGAGAACAGCGAAGCCGCAGGTAACGAAGCTCAAGCCGCCGCTCCAGCTGCCGTAGCCACTGCCGCCGCCGTGGTTGCAGAAAGCGTCGATAGCAGCGAAGCCATTGCCAGCGAGGCTCCGGTCAGCGAAGCCCCGGCCGTCGAAGCACCCTCTGTTCAGGTTGAAGAAGCCCCTGCTGCTCAACCGGTCGGGGCGCAAGCCGAGGCTGCTGTGAGTGAAGTGGTTGAAGCTGCTCCGGTCGCAGAGAAAGCAGTTGAGGCAGAACCGGCCGCAGTCGAAACCCCTGCTGCCGTTGAAGCGCCAGTTGCCGAACCGGTCGCTCAAGCTGAGCCGACTGTCGAAGTCGCCCAGGAGCCTGTTCCGGCACCGGTCGAGCAAGCCCCTGCTGCCGCAGCGGTTCCGGCAAATGCCACTGGCCGTGCGCCGAACGACCCGCGCGAAGTGCGTCGTCGTCAGCGTGAAGCTGAGCGCCTGGCGCGCGAAGCTGCACAGGCTGCCGCTGCAGCCCCGGCTGTAGAGGCTGCGCCAGCAGTCGAAGTTGCTCCGGCCGCCGAAGCAAGCGCCCCGGTAGAAGCCGAAGCCACTGCAGTCGAAACCGCTCCTGCGGTCGAGCCAGTCGCCGAAGCCGAAACCACTCCTGTCGTCAGCGAGCAAAACGCGAGCGAAGCGGTAGAGCAAGCGCAGCCGGAAGAACAGACGCCAGCCGACGAGGAAGAGGTCAAGCCCCAGGCTTGA